From the genome of Pseudomonas sihuiensis:
GCGCCTGGCGCAGAATCGGCGTAATCAGGGGTGAGCGAGAGCGTTGTTGGTTTTTCGGATGTTTATTCCGGGGGCCGCGTTTTGTTGAAAGCTATGGCGTCGCCCACCCAGGTGAGCACTGCGTAGGGTGGATCGGGGCGCGTAGCTGACGCTTTTTTCATCTACCGTTTGTGGTGGCTGTCCGGGCCACTTGCTAGCGCCCTGCAGCTGAGTTACCGCTTTTGGAAAATTGTTCCTTGAGGCCAATTTTCAACCACAAATTACCACCTGACTGTATTGAGAGCTCTTTCATCTTTTTGGCCTTGCGCTTCAATATGGATGGTTTTTCGTAATAACCAAATCTTCGCTTGTACCAG
Proteins encoded in this window:
- the rpsU gene encoding 30S ribosomal protein S21, which produces MTISIVAEDGEPIEVVLRKLKKKVKHETDRRWYKRRFGYYEKPSILKRKAKKMKELSIQSGGNLWLKIGLKEQFSKSGNSAAGR